The Magnolia sinica isolate HGM2019 chromosome 10, MsV1, whole genome shotgun sequence genome includes a window with the following:
- the LOC131257684 gene encoding probable disease resistance RPP8-like protein 4 isoform X8, whose translation MEVVAEPVISFIIEKTGDKLIQEAISLIGLHDQVQWIEEKLEWMQSLKDADAEQQGGERVKKLVQDVRDIAYDMEDVIDTFLLKIEPLRRGGFIGSVKRCAFIVSELIVRHKIDSKIKHIKLKIEDIPRRRATYGIESIGRVEGTRCAVRSLQERRLPSPNAQEADFVGFQKDLAALVGQLINEGELRRCVVSVVGMGGLGKTTLTQKLYNTESVKKHFHSRAWISVSQGYSVRDLLQAFVRRCMDLSDKELKKVEKMDAVELRGKIFEYLNYKRYLIVLDDIWTTEAWDDLKDAFPNMNNGSRVVLTTRNKEVALYAGSQPHELRFLNGDDSWELFCQKAFSGGDGRCPQNLEDLGRKIVEKCHHLPLAIVVIGGLLLTKEAWEWEKVYKRISRQLVERHQQISGILSLSYKDLPYYIKPCFLYLGNFPEDYEFHAKKLIRMWAAEGFLEERGEETLEEVGEDYLMQLIQRSMVQVTERSSSGGIKKCRIHDLLRDLSISESKEGMFLQVHSRINANAPPASRARRLAIHHNNSNNNISLSCSPPHLRSVLMYTQAYMWLQREEQKILYRRFQLLRVLCLDRVIIKKLPREIGELIHLRYLGCTETELKSLPSSIGNLPNLQTLLVESDYVNGIKVPSTIGKMQQLRHLQLKNNEEWWHRGGVIEGQPRLEQISNLQTLSNVEAGKWMEGCLGNLTNLRKLGIVLVTTADAEVFNDSIVKLGCLHSLSVTVRDGWLLVPRNSLLVKLRRSEQIETQEWSLPPFSNLLKLSKLYLKGKLEKLPESAQFPVNLTKLTLKHSGLEQDPLATLEKLEKLRILRLLKCSYVVKEMVCSSQGFPQLESLHLDGLFELEEWRVEKGAMPSLLHLYISQCYELKKLPEGLQHVTTLKKLELPRMHYEFVKRLDRGDGEDWHKIRHIPSIDIQDTLD comes from the coding sequence atGGAAGTTGTTGCTGAGCCTGTTATTTCTTTCATTATTGAAAAAACAGGAGATAAGCTAATTCAAGAAGCTATTTCCTTGATTGGATTGCATGATCAAGTCCAATGGATCGAAGAAAAACTGGAGTGGATGCAGTCCTTAAAAGATGCAGATGCCGAACAACAAGGAGGTGAAAGAGTAAAGAAGTTGGTGCAGGACGTGCGAGACATTGCATACGATATGGAGGATGTCATCGACACCTTTCTTTTGAAGATAGAACCCTTGAGGCGAGGAGGATTCATCGGCTCCGTCAAGAGGTGCGCTTTCATCGTCAGTGAGTTGATAGTTCGCCATAAGATCGATTCAAAGATCAAACATATAAAGCTTAAAATCGAAGACATCCCTAGAAGAAGGGCAACTTACGGCATCGAAAGCATAGGCAGGGTAGAAGGGACGAGGTGTGCAGTTCGAAGTCTCCAAGAACGGAGGCTACCTTCGCCTAATGCTCAAGAAGCAGATTTTGTTGGTTTTCAGAAGGACTTGGCGGCATTGGTCGGGCAGTTGATCAATGAGGGAGAGCTGCGACGTTGTGTTGTTTCTGTAGTCGGAATGGGTGGTCTGGGTAAGACTACTCTTACTCAAAAACTTTATAACACTGAAAGTGTTAAGAAACATTTCCATAGTCGTGCATGGATTTCTGTATCACAAGGCTATTCTGTTAGAGATCTTTTGCAGGCCTTCGTTAGACGCTGTATGGATCTCTCTGATAAGGAGCTGAAGAAAGTGGAGAAAATGGATGCTGTTGAGCTAAGGGGCAAGATTTTTGAGTATCTGAATTACAAGAGATACTTGATAGTCTTGGATGATATATGGACAACAGAAGCATGGGATGATTTGAAGGATGCATTTCCGAATATGAACAATGGCAGTAGGGTCGTACTTACCACGAGAAACAAAGAGGTAGCTTTATATGCAGGAAGCCAGCCCCATGAACTGCGATTTCTAAATGGTGACGATAGCTGGGAATTGTTCTGTCAAAAAGCATTTTCAGGAGGAGATGGGCGTTGCCCTCAGAATTTGGAAGATTTAGGAAGAAAGATTGTGGAAAAATGCCATCATCTACCTCTTGCAATCGTTGTAATTGGAGGGCTCTTATTAACGAAAGAAGCATGGGAGTGGGAGAAAGTATACAAACGCATCAGCAGGCAATTGGTTGAAAGACACCAGCAAATCTCTGGAATATTATCTTTAAGCTATAAAGATCTGCCCTATTACATAAAACCATGTTTTCTCTACCTGGGCAATTTTCCAGAGGACTACGAATTCCATGCCAAGAAATTGATTCGAATGTGGGCTGCAGAAGGTTTTCTTGAAGAGAGAGGGGAAGAAACATTGGAGGAGGTTGGAGAAGATTATCTAATGCAATTGATTCAAAGAAGCATGGTTCAAGTCACAGAAAGAAGTTCAAGTGGAGGTATTAAAAAGTGTCGCATCCATGATCTTTTGCGGGATCTCTCCATATCAGAATCTAAGGAAGGTATGTTTCTTCAAGTTCACAGTAGGATCAATGCAAATGCTCCTCCTGCATCTAGAGCCCGTCGACTTGCCATTCACCATAACAACTCAAATAACAACATTTCCTTGAGCTGTTCCCCTCCACACCTTCGTTCTGTGTTAATGTATACCCAAGCCTATATGTGGCTTCAAAGAGAAGAACAAAAGATTCTCTACAGACGCTTTCAGTTGCTTAGGGTGTTATGTCTAGACAGAGTAATAATAAAAAAGCTACCGAGGGAAATAGGTGAACTAATCCACTTGAGATACCTCGGGTGTACTGAAACTGAATTAAAAAGTCTCCCATCGTCCATAGGCAATCTTCCCAATTTACAAACTCTATTAGTAGAATCCGATTATGTTAATGGTATAAAAGTACCAAGCACAATCGGGAAGATGCAACAGTTAAGACATCTTCAACTGAAGAACAACGAAGAATGGTGGCATCGTGGGGGAGTGATAGAAGGGCAACCAAGGCTTGAGCAGATAAGTAACCTCCAGACTCTATCAAATGTGgaggctggaaaatggatggagggctgCTTGGGAAACCTCACCAATCTTAGAAAATTAGGAATAGTTTTAGTAACAACAGCTGATGCTGAGGTATTCAATGATTCTATTGTCAAATTGGGCTGCCTCCACTCTCTGTCGGTTACAGTAAGAGATGGTTGGTTATTGGTACCTCGTAATTCACTTCTTGTCAAGTTAAGAAGAAGCGAACAAATCGAAACCCAAGAGTGGTCGCTACCTCCTTTTTCAAATCTTCTCAAATTAAGTAAGTTGTATTTGAAAGGAAAGTTAGAGAAGTTACCCGAGTCTGCTCAATTCCCAGTAAACCTCACCAAGCTTACCTTGAAACACTCCGGTTTAGAGCAAGACCCATTGGCGACTTTAGAGAAGCTGGAAAAACTCCGCATTCTCAGATTGCTGAAATGTTCGTACGTGGTAAAGGAAATGGTTTGCTCTTCACAAGGGTTTCCTCAGCTTGAATCCTTACATCTTGACGGCTTATTTGAATTAGAGGAGTGGAGAGTGGAGAAAGGAGCTATGCCAAGTCTTTTACATTTATATATCAGTCAATGCTATGAATTGAAGAAGCTTCCAGAAGGACTGCAACACGTGACTACCCTCAAGAAATTGGAGTTGCCGCGGATGCACTATGAATTTGTGAAAAGGCTTGACAGGGGAGATGGAGAGGATTGGCATAAGATTCGGCACATACCCTCCATCGACATACAAGATACCCTTG
- the LOC131257684 gene encoding probable disease resistance RPP8-like protein 4 isoform X7 has product MEVVAEPVISFIIEKTGDKLIQEAISLIGLHDQVQWIEEKLEWMQSLKDADAEQQGGERVKKLVQDVRDIAYDMEDVIDTFLLKIEPLRRGGFIGSVKRCAFIVSELIVRHKIDSKIKHIKLKIEDIPRRRATYGIESIGRVEGTRCAVRSLQERRLPSPNAQEADFVGFQKDLAALVGQLINEGELRRCVVSVVGMGGLGKTTLTQKLYNTESVKKHFHSRAWISVSQGYSVRDLLQAFVRRCMDLSDKELKKVEKMDAVELRGKIFEYLNYKRYLIVLDDIWTTEAWDDLKDAFPNMNNGSRVVLTTRNKEVALYAGSQPHELRFLNGDDSWELFCQKAFSGGDGRCPQNLEDLGRKIVEKCHHLPLAIVVIGGLLLTKEAWEWEKVYKRISRQLVERHQQISGILSLSYKDLPYYIKPCFLYLGNFPEDYEFHAKKLIRMWAAEGFLEERGEETLEEVGEDYLMQLIQRSMVQVTERSSSGGIKKCRIHDLLRDLSISESKEGMFLQVHSRINANAPPASRARRLAIHHNNSNNNISLSCSPPHLRSVLMYTQAYMWLQREEQKILYRRFQLLRVLCLDRVIIKKLPREIGELIHLRYLGCTETELKSLPSSIGNLPNLQTLLVESDYVNGIKVPSTIGKMQQLRHLQLKNNEEWWHRGGVIEGQPRLEQISNLQTLSNVEAGKWMEGCLGNLTNLRKLGIVLVTTADAEVFNDSIVKLGCLHSLSVTVRDGWLLVPRNSLLVKLRRSEQIETQEWSLPPFSNLLKLSKLYLKGKLEKLPESAQFPVNLTKLTLKHSGLEQDPLATLEKLEKLRILRLLKCSYVVKEMVCSSQGFPQLESLHLDGLFELEEWRVEKGAMPSLLHLYISQCYELKKLPEGLQHVTTLKKLELPRMHYEFVKRLDRGDGEDWHKIRHIPSIDIQDTLDSDGEDAAPGAACAAEEEKKEEPAEESDDD; this is encoded by the exons atGGAAGTTGTTGCTGAGCCTGTTATTTCTTTCATTATTGAAAAAACAGGAGATAAGCTAATTCAAGAAGCTATTTCCTTGATTGGATTGCATGATCAAGTCCAATGGATCGAAGAAAAACTGGAGTGGATGCAGTCCTTAAAAGATGCAGATGCCGAACAACAAGGAGGTGAAAGAGTAAAGAAGTTGGTGCAGGACGTGCGAGACATTGCATACGATATGGAGGATGTCATCGACACCTTTCTTTTGAAGATAGAACCCTTGAGGCGAGGAGGATTCATCGGCTCCGTCAAGAGGTGCGCTTTCATCGTCAGTGAGTTGATAGTTCGCCATAAGATCGATTCAAAGATCAAACATATAAAGCTTAAAATCGAAGACATCCCTAGAAGAAGGGCAACTTACGGCATCGAAAGCATAGGCAGGGTAGAAGGGACGAGGTGTGCAGTTCGAAGTCTCCAAGAACGGAGGCTACCTTCGCCTAATGCTCAAGAAGCAGATTTTGTTGGTTTTCAGAAGGACTTGGCGGCATTGGTCGGGCAGTTGATCAATGAGGGAGAGCTGCGACGTTGTGTTGTTTCTGTAGTCGGAATGGGTGGTCTGGGTAAGACTACTCTTACTCAAAAACTTTATAACACTGAAAGTGTTAAGAAACATTTCCATAGTCGTGCATGGATTTCTGTATCACAAGGCTATTCTGTTAGAGATCTTTTGCAGGCCTTCGTTAGACGCTGTATGGATCTCTCTGATAAGGAGCTGAAGAAAGTGGAGAAAATGGATGCTGTTGAGCTAAGGGGCAAGATTTTTGAGTATCTGAATTACAAGAGATACTTGATAGTCTTGGATGATATATGGACAACAGAAGCATGGGATGATTTGAAGGATGCATTTCCGAATATGAACAATGGCAGTAGGGTCGTACTTACCACGAGAAACAAAGAGGTAGCTTTATATGCAGGAAGCCAGCCCCATGAACTGCGATTTCTAAATGGTGACGATAGCTGGGAATTGTTCTGTCAAAAAGCATTTTCAGGAGGAGATGGGCGTTGCCCTCAGAATTTGGAAGATTTAGGAAGAAAGATTGTGGAAAAATGCCATCATCTACCTCTTGCAATCGTTGTAATTGGAGGGCTCTTATTAACGAAAGAAGCATGGGAGTGGGAGAAAGTATACAAACGCATCAGCAGGCAATTGGTTGAAAGACACCAGCAAATCTCTGGAATATTATCTTTAAGCTATAAAGATCTGCCCTATTACATAAAACCATGTTTTCTCTACCTGGGCAATTTTCCAGAGGACTACGAATTCCATGCCAAGAAATTGATTCGAATGTGGGCTGCAGAAGGTTTTCTTGAAGAGAGAGGGGAAGAAACATTGGAGGAGGTTGGAGAAGATTATCTAATGCAATTGATTCAAAGAAGCATGGTTCAAGTCACAGAAAGAAGTTCAAGTGGAGGTATTAAAAAGTGTCGCATCCATGATCTTTTGCGGGATCTCTCCATATCAGAATCTAAGGAAGGTATGTTTCTTCAAGTTCACAGTAGGATCAATGCAAATGCTCCTCCTGCATCTAGAGCCCGTCGACTTGCCATTCACCATAACAACTCAAATAACAACATTTCCTTGAGCTGTTCCCCTCCACACCTTCGTTCTGTGTTAATGTATACCCAAGCCTATATGTGGCTTCAAAGAGAAGAACAAAAGATTCTCTACAGACGCTTTCAGTTGCTTAGGGTGTTATGTCTAGACAGAGTAATAATAAAAAAGCTACCGAGGGAAATAGGTGAACTAATCCACTTGAGATACCTCGGGTGTACTGAAACTGAATTAAAAAGTCTCCCATCGTCCATAGGCAATCTTCCCAATTTACAAACTCTATTAGTAGAATCCGATTATGTTAATGGTATAAAAGTACCAAGCACAATCGGGAAGATGCAACAGTTAAGACATCTTCAACTGAAGAACAACGAAGAATGGTGGCATCGTGGGGGAGTGATAGAAGGGCAACCAAGGCTTGAGCAGATAAGTAACCTCCAGACTCTATCAAATGTGgaggctggaaaatggatggagggctgCTTGGGAAACCTCACCAATCTTAGAAAATTAGGAATAGTTTTAGTAACAACAGCTGATGCTGAGGTATTCAATGATTCTATTGTCAAATTGGGCTGCCTCCACTCTCTGTCGGTTACAGTAAGAGATGGTTGGTTATTGGTACCTCGTAATTCACTTCTTGTCAAGTTAAGAAGAAGCGAACAAATCGAAACCCAAGAGTGGTCGCTACCTCCTTTTTCAAATCTTCTCAAATTAAGTAAGTTGTATTTGAAAGGAAAGTTAGAGAAGTTACCCGAGTCTGCTCAATTCCCAGTAAACCTCACCAAGCTTACCTTGAAACACTCCGGTTTAGAGCAAGACCCATTGGCGACTTTAGAGAAGCTGGAAAAACTCCGCATTCTCAGATTGCTGAAATGTTCGTACGTGGTAAAGGAAATGGTTTGCTCTTCACAAGGGTTTCCTCAGCTTGAATCCTTACATCTTGACGGCTTATTTGAATTAGAGGAGTGGAGAGTGGAGAAAGGAGCTATGCCAAGTCTTTTACATTTATATATCAGTCAATGCTATGAATTGAAGAAGCTTCCAGAAGGACTGCAACACGTGACTACCCTCAAGAAATTGGAGTTGCCGCGGATGCACTATGAATTTGTGAAAAGGCTTGACAGGGGAGATGGAGAGGATTGGCATAAGATTCGGCACATACCCTCCATCGACATACAAGATACCCTTG ATTCTGATGGAGAAGATGCTGCTCCAGGTGCAGCTTGTGCtgcagaagaagagaagaaagaagagccTGCAGAGGAATCAGATGACG